In Setaria italica strain Yugu1 chromosome IX, Setaria_italica_v2.0, whole genome shotgun sequence, the genomic stretch AGTTTATATGTACACTGTGCTACTGCAGTACTCCCTTTCCTGCACGGTATAGCATCTGGCATCCATGTAGCAGGGCATGAGATCCCACATGTTCTGGGTTCAAGAACATGATCATGATGACATTGTGTGTGGTTGCAGATGGAGACATGGACCATGTATGTGCGTGGATCGGAGGTGGATTTGCAGCTTTTTTTTGTGGGAAATTTGGGCGATTGGTCATGTTTTGTTTCTTGCTTTGGGGGTGGGGGAGATCAGCAAGCTTGATCTAGCTGCTTCTGATTTTGTTCTCCTGGAAAGGGGTAAAGTAAAGGGCACTATCATCAGTAGTAGTGGAGAAGGGAACTAGATCCTTTGCCTCTCCACAAAGGATGGTAAGAGGCAAGGAGCAGACTTTTCGCACTCGGGATTAGTTCCTTTAAATTTCATACCATTACTTGCTGCTACTTTGCTGCTGGGGGATTAATGTAAACATGCATAGCTCTTGTAAGGCATAGATTCCCAATTTCCCAGAGATATGAGGAAAAGAAAACCCGGGAAATCTGAGTGAAAAACCTTAAAGCTCTTCTAGAAAAATGTTTCCTCATCTATGGGGCACTTTCAAACTGCAACAGAATTGACTTGCAGACATATCCTAACCAAGGAATCCTCATTGCCATCACACTAATCACTTGCACAGTGCCCAACCCCTGGGGACACATGGGATGGAAGGGCTTCCTTGCAAACAGGTgcagaaaagagagagagagagagagagagagagaaggcgcCATTGACTTGACCACAGAGATAGTAAGAGGGGCAGGACCGTCATCCCCCCCTGGCAGTTCAAACTCCTCTAACTGCACTACTCCTACTAGAAGACTACACCACACCCCAATTAATGGTAGCCACTTGAGGAATACAGTACACAAAATGCCCCAGCAGGAACAGAGTTTAAGCTGCCCTTAACCacccagccggccggccggaaaCGACCAGGCCGGATCAAGTGGCCGGGCCACGCACTGTGCCCGAATAAATCTCCGAGCTGAGGCCGCAGTAGCTGGCGCGCTCCACACGGAAGGATCGAGCACGCGCGCGAGAGCGAGAGATCCCTTCCCTCCCCCGGACTCCACTCCTCCTGCGTCCTCCTTCCTCCACCTAGCTCTGGCTTCCCCTTCACCCCAAAGACACCAACCAGtgtcaggaggaggaggaggaggagctgggcgTCAGGAGCCAGGGAATCTGGActggagagggagaagaaaggtGGAGCCTTGCTCTTGACAAAAGTGAGAGCAACTGcttgcaggaggaggagggaccATTTGTTGGCGCTTGGAGTTCTTGGGCAGCGATCATGAGGTTCCAGAGAGGGAGAAGCAGTAGGGCCCTGAGCCGGCTGAGGTGAGAGGTAGAGAGAGATAGCCCTCGGTCGTAGGGAGAGAATCAGAGAGTGATTGGGAAggggagagacagagagagggaAGATGAGCTTCAACAAGAGCAGGGGAGgtgggaacggcggcggcggaggagacgaGCTGGTGCTGAGAGGCTCCATCTCCAAGAAGTGGaccttcctcctctgcctcgGCAGCTTCTGCATCGGCCTCCTCTTCACCAACAGGTGCGCGCCACGCTTCTTCTTGATCTCTCTCTGTCTACTCCTCTCAACCCTCGTGCCTGTGACTCTTGGTGGTTTGGTGTTCAGTAAATTCGTTTCGATAATTCTTACAATCTGATCACCTGCAAATTCTTCACGTCCTTCCTTTCCTGACAAACTCGACCACAAATTCGTGGTTCTTGGTCTACACATCCATTTAGCAGTCGAGTATttctgaaaagaaagaaagaaagaaagaaagacagCACAAGTTTCTCGCCACCGACTCCGATCCTGTCTGGCTCTCCCATGGTTCCAAATTCCTTGCGACCGCCGACCACTCCATTCTAGCTTCGCCCCAGAATCTCCGAGCtcgccttctccttcccttGCCCAGTGCCCACCCTTCTTTGCCTCACTGGTCAATGGAGTACCTCCCAGCAGCTATTGCCGCTGCCTGTACTTTCTGTTGCCGTATCGTACCCTGAAGAAGCAGGATAATCCCGATCGTCCTCGTGATGGATGTGGAAATTCGGGCGACTGTACTTGGCCGAAACGCTGACGGGCCGTGGCTGGCTCGCCTTTACTTtcctggggaagaagaagattcggCAGCGCGGTTGCATCGCCGGCAGGtaaaagcgggaggaggatcaTTTATCTCGTGCGGCCCGTGCCCGCCTCTCTGAAAGAAGAGCGCTACCCGTCGCCGACAACATAGTGGCAGGCAGGAGCCCCTGTTTCTTTCACAGTTTCACTTTCACCTAGGTTGCTCCTGACACGGGCCCACGACCAGCGGGCGGtaaaatcttttcttttttcacctGCTTTTGTTTCTGGTTCATGGGAGTGAAAAGAATTGGCGTCTCGGATCCAAAGGAGAGTCAATGTTGTTGAGCGTTTTTTGCTTTTTGCTGACGCGGTCTTTCAGTCGATCCTACAGTTGGTTTTTACGCATCGCGGCTCTGTCAGAGGAGCCCCTTCAAACAATACACTGCGATTGGCACTGAAATCTATGCCGTACGCATTAACTGTTCCCagaaattagttttataattagcctatatttaatactcctaattagcatccaaacatccgatgtgacgggtgttaaactttaataggtggttgccaaacaggccctaaatcgTTTTCTACTGATTGCCAAATCTATTTTAATGGGAAACAAGGATTACGATGTGATTTGACTGACTGCATTTTATCCATAAAAAATCTGCTATGAGTAGTAGATGTTCAGGTTCCTGAAAGTGAAACGGTGCTGAGTTTTAAGCACACAAGTGCTAAAAGAACTGATTGATGCAGGATGTGGACAATGCCGGAGCCGAAAGAGATCATCAGGAGGTCGACACTCGAAGTGGAGAAGATGAATCTTGTCGCCGGTGACTGTGCTCCGAATAGTGTAAGTAGACCGCAGTTTTACTCCTCCTGCTCTGAATCATGAACAAGTCTGTAAAAGCTTTCTGCTCGTGATACAGATCGGCGATGCAAAACATGTTCCTGGAGAGGTTCCAAGAACCCAAGATGTTATACAGTGAGTAGCCATGGTGCTTCAGCCGGTTCATTCTTGACACCAAGCTACACATGTTTCTCTTGAGACTTAGGAAAGAAACTCTCTGTGATCTGCAGGACACTGGACAAAACAATATCAAACctagaaatggagctggcaTCTGCAAAGGCGACGCAGGAATCCATGCTCAATGTCGCCCCAACACCCGAGTCGACAGGGAAACGGAAATACTTCATGGTCATTGGCATAAACACCGCGTTCAGCAGTCGGAAACGAAGAGATTCAGTCCGTGCTACATGGATGCCTCAAGGTTCGCAGCTCATGATCTTGTGCTTCCAAGAGTCCCCTTGCTTTCTAGTAAAATTCTTCTGACCTCTTTTTTCCAACAGgtgagaaaagaagaaagatggaggaagagaagggcATCATCATTCGGTTTGTCATCGGTCATAGGTTAGTTCGTGGGGGACAAAAATGTACTTTACATTTCTTCATGCCAATAAGAGCAATATGACCTTTTCTTGAAATGTACTCCTACTTGGTAGTCACTGCAAGAGCTGACATTATGCATTGTCAGGACAGACAGTAACTTGCAGAGTTACAGTTACTAAATCAGAAATTTCTGCTTTGCCATGTTGTAGTGCAACTTCTGGCGGTATACTTGATCGAGCAATTGACGCCGAGGACAGGAAACATGGGGACTTCATGAGGCTGGTAAATTTCAGTTGGATGCAGTACGGTATTTGCTCTCTGTCTATTCGCATGTGCTGAACTGAAGTATCCTGGGAATGGTTTCCAATCATTTAGGATCATGTCGAAGGGTACCTGGAGCTTGCAGCGAAGACCAAAGCGTACTTCGTCGCAGCCGTATCCATGTGGGATGCAGAGTACTACATCAAGGTCGACGACGACGTACATGTAAATATAGGTGTGCAAATTATTACCCTCTGATCTCACGGTTTACCGTCTGAAGAGACGGGTCTTCTGAACCTAAAAAGAACAGCAGTGTGGTTCCATGTTCAGTTTTTTATGACAATAGTGAACTAACAAAGATTTTGCTTTACTGCAGCAACTCTTGGAAACACGTTGTCAAGGCATCGTTCGAAGCCTAGAGTCTACGTCGGCTGCATGAAATCTGGCCCAGTGCTGGCTCAGAAGTAAGTTTCAATGCTGTCATCAACTCTGAGCATGTTCCTGTAACAGCAAACTAAAAATGTGCTATGTTCTTGTTTCAGGGGTGTTAGATACCATGAGCCTGAATACTGGAAATTTGGCGAATGGGGAAACAAGTACTTCCGACACGCGACCGGTCAGCTCTACGCCATCTCCAAGGATCTGGCCTCCTACATAGCTCTCAACCAGTAAGCAATTATACTCAAATGTTATTTCCCCTGTTCTTCCTTTGAGTTATTCTTTTATGCATAAGATGGACCAGTCATTGACCATATGAATGGATGGTGACATTTCAGGCACGTTCTGCACAAATATGCCAATGAGGACGTATCGCTGGGAGCCTGGTTCATCGGCCTCGACGTTGAACACGTCGACGATCGCCGTCTCTGCTGCGGCACGCCACCGGGTACGGCTGATGCTTTCCCCTCTGTTTAGCATACTCTTTTCCTCTACCAGAATCGGTTGGTGTCAACATGTGATGTCAGTCAGACTCCCAACTGTGTCGGTAGTTGGTCTTTTGCATACAGCATACGTGATCTCGGATCTGTATGGGGTTATTTGGGGGAACAGGTTGCTTGGAGTAGTTGATGGTCAACTTCAGCGAGTAGGTGTGCCTTAGCTGTCGGAGGCATGTGCTTGTCAACATTGTTTGTGTTAGCCATCTTAGTAGTCTGTCATGACATGAGACATCTGACCTTTCCTTATGAAGGTCACACTTAAGCTATGATTGAAGGTGGCAATTGCCCATCGAAATGAAGAAACATTTTACCTTAGATGCAGTTCCATCAGGGTACTGCAGCGAACATTATGATACATCATGCATATTCATGTAGTACCCTCGAGTACTATGGGAATATGAATTTCTGTATGATGGATTCGTTAGGTGTTAGATGGCTATCAGAAAATATTTTGGTGGAGGAAAAGATGCCATTGTTGAACTGTAGAATAATTAAGAGCAGAGAATTTCTCTGCATCTAGTATCTGAGGAATCAGGGTAATTTGATATCAAATATGGGGTATATTTGAGCTGATTGTGCTCGGTAAACTTGTGCAGATTGCGAGTGGAAGGCGCAGGCAGGCAACGTATGCGTTGCGTCATTCGACTGGAGCTGCAGCGGCATCTGCAAATCTGCCGACCGGATCAAGGAAGTCCATCAGCGCTGCGGTGAGAGTGAGAATGCGATATGGAATGCAAAGTTCTAAACCCAAGATCGTCCAAAGAAACTACACTCTTTTTACAAGGAATGCACATATACAGACATATAGAAACCCATGGCTGAACAGAGTGTGACACCGAAGATGGTGACCAAGGGATCTCTGTTTTGCATGTTGACAGCCAGTATGAAGAGAGCTTGAGATTCAGAGAAGAATGTACACTCAAGTGTGCATCCATTATGGTGGGCAGGAGGggtatttcttttattttcctttttgggGTGTTTTGGCTTAGGAATTGGATTATTGTAAGGGAACTTTTCTGTTTTGGTGCTCGAAAAGATCCCGGGTTTACTCATAAAGAGAAGgtaggagaggagaggagaggaggatggGGAAGAGAGTGAAAGGAGAGGGAGACATGGCTTCTCCCCCCACCATTCTTGGAAAGATCCTCATCGCTGTTACTGTTTGCTTCCAAATAACGTAATAAAACTTCTTCTCCAATTTACTTTAGTGTTTTCTTTTACTTCAGTAAGTTATAACTCATCCGTCACATAATGTGTTCTCATGGATTGGTTGGGTCCTTGTGGTGCAATCTATTCACTTGGTTTCGAGTTCTCCAACTTACCACAGGTGTTTGTATTTTCGTCCAATTATGTTTTAGTCGTAGCGAAACACTTATAGTGATTTTATCAATCTCAAGATCTACGAGTTTGGTTTTTCAGAGCTGTTCAGACATGTAAGATGTGCGTGTGTGTTTGTAATTTGTGAACATCTATActatatataaaaaaactatAATGCACTCCTAATTTTTTTGGTGCAAATTGGATTATCAGTTAATTTGGTATTTTCGTTGTGAGGTAGGCAAGTCTATTCCTCAAATACCACGATTTTGATTTTAAGATAACTTTTATAGAACTCTAGCACATGATTTTCAAAAGAACCGGCATTTTTTTTAGGGTAGCCATACATGATGGCATTAGGTAGCATATTTGACGCTGTTGAAGTTGCAACTTTGGGCTTGCAGCGATGAAGAAACAAAGACAAGCAAAGCACTATGCATATTCGACGCCATCATACCATATGCAACTATGTCAACTGGGCCTATAAATCCGTTTCGTTGTTCATGGTCGAATTGGGCTCTCTGCTCGTTTTCAATAGGATACTCGTTTTGGGCCTTCACTCGAtttcttttcctcttcttcttcatgcaTGGGCCTATGCTGTTTGTTTCATGGACCATATGATGAGTTTTGGCCCAGGAAAGTGGCTTCTCTATCTCCTACCTGGGTTCATTTACAGCCCAGGAAGTTGAAAGCTTCGTAGCCTCGTTGCCTCGTTGGTGGTGTTTTTCTTTTATCAGTTTATCATTACAAAAGTCTAACTAACCTTCTTGATCTTTATACCTATtccatttgaaaaaaataatataatgttACCCTATAAATATATAACTAAATTACCACTTCTTCCACCATTAATTAAAGTAAGTAACACATCTAAATCAGCATTAAGGCCATATCTGCCCTTATAAAAAATTATCACAAAGTACCTGTACGTGTACATGACGTATGCTTCTAAATTACCCACGGAGGAGGGATcggtcaccgccgccggccgccggcgttgCGTTCCGCtccccgcagcgccgccgcacgTCGACGTCGCTACTCATGCAAGTAGATACGCCTCTACTTTCGCTCGATACGTCAGTCTAGGTAGATGAGAGATGATGCGTACGGTCGGGATACGCtaacccgctaaagtttagcatctggatgtttgatactaattaggaatattaaatataaactaattataaaactaattgcacgatggattctaattcgcgagacaatctattaagactaattagtccatgatttgataatgtggtgctacagtaaccatttgctaatgatagattaattaggtttaatagatttgtctcgtgaattagaccaGGAGTTctacagttagttttataattagctcatatttaatccttctaattagcatccgaacatccgatgtgacactgctaaaatttagcatataGTATCTAAACACCCCTCACGGCCGACGACGACAACCGCACCACACCGTACGGAAGTCATGGGCGTGACGCTGATCGGCCCATGCATGTATACATGTGCAATGAAATGCACACATAATCCGTGCAAGCAGCCGGGGTGGTCGTCGAACCGTACAAGTGCATATATCGATCATCACGTACGTGTAATCTTTGACTCTTTAAAGAACATGTAAAATGTCTGCATTCTCAGCATGCGCGATATATATGTTGACTCTGTGAAGATTTTTGTGTTGGTGTATGTGTACGAATCGGTTATCGACTTGCTCCCTCGTTGTTCCAAACAAACATGGTTGTGTATGTCGGGACGCTGTTGAAATTTCTTGGTTTTCATTTATctacatgatgatgatgccgttCAAAGTTGGATATATGTAGTTGGAGGAGATCATATGAATGCACAAGTTTTTGGTTGACGCGGAAAAAAGTGTAATGTGAAACAGAAAAGAAGGGCCGGGGTAGGATCCGTGACAAGGATCCTAATTAACCGTCCTCGATCTGTGACACTCTTGAACCTCTTGACCCTTCATTCAGTCACGGACAAAGCCGTACATATTCCAGTTCGGTGGGTTCAGCTACATACCGATTTTGCACAAAGATAGTCAGACACCTCTTCTTGGAAGGATCCTGGATACTGTTTGAAATTTCATCTCGGTTGACACGGTCATCAAGTTGTTAAGTCAACTATTGCCAGAGCCTTTGCTGGACTAATAAGCCAGATTTATTAAAACTAAATTAAATCGTTTGATTAGAGACCTAGCGTTGGCAGGAAATTTTAGAAATATTTCAGACTTGGCTAACCTTGCTTGCTTAACTTCATGTTTGACTTCATTTCTGTGCAGCCCACATGTGGTATGTCACAGTCCACCTTTTAAACTCTGGCTGCTGATCAGAGAGTTTGACTTCAAATCTAGTCGGATGAGCTGGATCCATGTGACTCCATAAGCCGACAATCTACTCTTACTCCCATTGTAGCAACTGCATCATGCATTTGACTTTGGCACTTCACATGTACTATGTATACGCATGGATATCTTAATTTGTTTTTGTTATTCAGTCCTACGGTCTTATCGCATGGATGGACATAACAACCGCGTTTGCAACGCTGATAAGACGCATGGATTATTGTGCTGACACATTGATCAGCAGGCACAATCCAAACAAATAATGCACACGCCTACGGCCTACATGCCGTTTGGAACCTTTCGATCTGGTTGTCGACGCGACATTAGGTTTATGATTTCGTGCGAAGCAAAACTTTGTAGGAAAggacaagaaaagaaatgtttagtCCAAGACATAGGTTCACCTTTTAGTTTAAACAAAACGAACTGTTCAATCGTACTATTACTAATTACTCGAAATGCTCCACATGATGATTCTCATAGGACGTGCTAGCATGCAAAACAAAAGAAGGTATATATTACACTTTGTTTGGATGTAGATGCAGGGAGGCGGAGCCGGCACAAACggttctgtgctggcgggtctCTTATACCGCCCGCCAGCAAATATATTTTTAGGAAAACAAAATAAAGCTGGCCATAGCGTCCGTGCCGCCGCCCAGCGCTGTTGCTCGCGTCGCATCGCACCGCCGCCCGTGTCGGCCCCTTCCATCGGCCGTCCGCCTGCAGGCCGCTCGGGGCCGAACGCACCATCGGCGACGGCCGCCCTGCAGGGCCCTGCCCCCACCAGCACCAGCCACCACTAGCTACCCCTCCGGAAGCAGAACCTCAATCCTGAGCACACACTCCATTGAGCAAACAAATCCAATTGGAGAAAAAGAGCATTGAAAGGGGAGGAGTAGGGGGATTTTGGGGAGCGGGCCGACCTGAAGACGAAGATACGGATGAAGATGACGCCATCGAGCCCCGCGGTGGCGTGGACGCCGTCCTTGGAGCGGCACCTACACCACACGTGGCTGCTCCGCAGCCCACCGGCCGGCCACACCGCCAGTGCCGCTCGTGGTTGCCCTGACGGGCCATGCCCTGGTCAGCCCTCCACGCCACCCGCATCGGCTCCAACCTTCCACCGCTGCCTTTGCCTGCCCCCGCCTGCCAGGCACCGCTATCTCCGCGCCGACTGCCGCTCCCACCGTCCGTCATCCCGCACGCGCCGCTCTCACCTGgagagataagggagagagaagTGAGATGGGAGAGCATAAGTGAGATGGGAGGCAGTAGTAAAAGAGATAagggagagacagagagagagagagagagaggaggagaagataaaGGAGAGGCACGACTGCTTGAGCGCGCCACCTTTTTCACCGCCCGCTCTTTGTTCATGAAAATATTTTGATCTTTGTGCTGGCGGAATTGCTACtggaaaaattgcaaatctttTTCGAATTACTACTCTTTTTCGAGAATGAGGAACAATAATTTGCATCCATGTCCTCAATCTTGCTCGCAAGTGGGTGCTCTACAACCGGTTTGCCTTCATCATCATGGCCGGTGACCGGTGACAACGGGAATTGTCGCATAGAACCAATACGAATCCCACTTGTCATCCCATCTGTTTTTCTGAGCAGGATTTAAGGCAACATGAATCAAACCAGCACTAATTCGACGAGTTTGAAAAGTACAACATCCATGTTGAGTTTCTATTTCCTCCTCACCAACCAAAATGCACTTCTTCTAATGATGCAATTCAAAATGGCGGCAAAAAGAGTCAGCCTCGACTTCACCCCCAAACGAACGAAAGCTCCAAATATACTTCAGAAGATGAGGAATGGAATTAGGTGTTAGTTGGTGCAGCTGAACCTTGAAGGCATTGAGATTATCAACAACGACCTTTTCAAGAGGAAATCTTAGTCCAGCAACAAATAAGTCACGAAATAGCACGATCTCATTGTTTTTTGGGACAAGAATTTCTTCTCTATCCGGAGGTCTGCAATCACCATCAGCAAAATAACATTTCTCCACATAAAAGTCAATATCTTGTTGGGTCACTAACGAGCGACCAATGAAACAGATCTTGGGACTTTCGGGGACAAGCTCATCAACATTAGCTTCAACATTCTCAAgatcctcctcttccccctccacgtcttcttcttcatcaccgGTATTTCCATATTTGCTCTTGAAGGATTCTATGCCAGTCGCATCATCACCCTCGCGAATTTATCGAGAACCACCCAAATCGTCATCAAACATATTCGCATCATGCACAACATCTCCCAGCTCAACAGCGGCTAACTCCTTGGAGCTCATGAGTAGCGGTTTGTTTCATGCGAGCCACGATGAATTCCTAGAACGaagaaaagagaggaaaaatCTTAATAAAAAGAGACTCAACGAAATTTacgggaggaaaaaaaagaagcagcacAGGCACCTTCGCAACAACTGAACAAGCAGTGGCATGGAAAGCACAAATCTCAAAGCCCTGCAAATGTAAGCAGCAAAGGTCTCCAAACAAATGAGAATGTGAAAAAGTTGCCGCAACCCCACTCTCTATTTATAAGCATGAAAAGGAGTTGTTTCGATAACCGTGCTCAACGGTAAAAAAGCAGGGGCAAAAGCGTCAATTCAGCAACCTTCATGGTGATCTCTGCTCTCGCGCACGAGGGAGATGTTTTTTTATCCTTGATCAAGATCAAATGATTGTTCGAGGGTTCGGGGATCTGGATTGGGGATATCAAATGTCACCCTCACTAAACCGCCAGCGAAGGTAAGCAGCATTTACTTGCATGTTTGCAGGAAATGATGTTTGGATGGAGCAAAGGAAGGTGTGAAGGTCTGGGACACCTTCACTTCGTAAGATCAAGGAAGAAGGCGCGAAGGTCCAGGGCACTTTTGCAGATAGGCGCAGAGGTCCCAGGCACCTCCGCTATGGAAGACCAAGTTGGGAAGCGCGAAGTTCCCATGAACTTCCTCAATGAAGAATCCAGCGGCCAACCCATGTTGCTCAAGTGAAGGTGTGGAGGATTGGGGTCACGTTGCGAACGTGACCCTGGTAGTGTGAATAGAGTGAATTGGGTTGTACAAGCTGGATTAGGACTCTTTCTTTACTAAAATGTACAACATATTCCTAGACTGTAGTGGTTGAGTAAGAGTAAATTCGGTATGTAAAAGTCGGTTGGCCTTCCTATAACAGGGGAGGCATCCCTACTATACAAGGATTCACATTTTTGGATAAATACAAGCCCTAAAAGAGTTTTGTTTCCTATTTATGTGTACTTTCTTCGAGTGTTTGGTGAAGAGCTCTACACCAATAGTCATTGCAATGCTTTATTTACATATGTGAGCGCTTGATATGTCCTTAGTAGAGTTTGTGGTAAccgtggtgattagcttaactctgcgGATACTTTGATATATATGTGTGAGTGGAGTTGTTGAGTATTCCTGTGTAGTGACAGTATGCAGGAGGGAAAGAGCCGAGCGAGCACATAATCTCCATGATAGCTAGTGAAGGCAGCACCTATgtgtgtagtagatgcatattcatgtgaacctAGATCTTGGGGAGGGAACACATATTTATCTCTGTTATCTATCTTGTATCACCCTTTGCTTCTTGTCCCTTATTTAGTTTAGATTggtttgtctctctacacaaccCATATTGCCTAATTTCATTAGTaagattagtataaagtgagagccagcaAACCACTTGTTctatggattgataaaccttgggggaatactctaagggaaaagttacaactgatccgtgctcTTACGCTTCAcaaattggcatgctaactgccgtcaacaaacaccacccggtactaataggcCTAGAACTTTTAGTACTAGGTCATAACACCACTCGGTACGAAAGgtgaccttttagtaccgggtggtgttatgacccggtaaTAAAGGTCTCTCCatgggttacttcaaaaggaaagcatacctacctccatcacatgtgctgtgtaggtgggatggtaagaaAGGttcgcgcgaggcttgaggtcgtgggttcgaatcccactaACTGTGCACGCGCATATTACACatgaaaatcgcgtgacttgtgacttgtgacttgtggcGGTCCGTGTGCggggaccccctttagtatcgacATAGCGGTACTGGTtgaacaaccggtactaatgggggTTTGGGACTAGTACTAAAGGCCgattcccagc encodes the following:
- the LOC101763776 gene encoding probable beta-1,3-galactosyltransferase 2: MSFNKSRGGGNGGGGGDELVLRGSISKKWTFLLCLGSFCIGLLFTNRMWTMPEPKEIIRRSTLEVEKMNLVAGDCAPNSIGDAKHVPGEVPRTQDVIQTLDKTISNLEMELASAKATQESMLNVAPTPESTGKRKYFMVIGINTAFSSRKRRDSVRATWMPQGEKRRKMEEEKGIIIRFVIGHSATSGGILDRAIDAEDRKHGDFMRLDHVEGYLELAAKTKAYFVAAVSMWDAEYYIKVDDDVHVNIATLGNTLSRHRSKPRVYVGCMKSGPVLAQKGVRYHEPEYWKFGEWGNKYFRHATGQLYAISKDLASYIALNQHVLHKYANEDVSLGAWFIGLDVEHVDDRRLCCGTPPDCEWKAQAGNVCVASFDWSCSGICKSADRIKEVHQRCGESENAIWNAKF